From Calothrix sp. PCC 6303, a single genomic window includes:
- the dnaB gene encoding replicative DNA helicase gives MIDKLPPANIEAEEAILGGILLDPIAISRVCEYLVPDAFYASSHKEIYQILLRLHHQGKPTDLLTVIDWLHDANLLIKIGGRNKLVSLLHHTVSAINIDALAELVMDKYIRRRLIGVSSEINQLAYQIETDLPEIIEASQQKLYQVSNQEFRTNTEHNSTIACHAYSNLASNKPIYPTGFQELDKLIIGFEPGTLTIIAGRPSMGKSMIAMNLALGMIQNQNLPVAIFSLEMTKMQLEYRLWSAISINKEYEPIQIRPLKTDRIRRHRSGYNPLSECEFTSIVKIANISSELPLYINDSRGIAVAGIASECRQILAREGELGLVIVDYLQMMAPDTKGNRSYELGDVARGLYKLAGDLGVPILALSQISRGVEGRNNKRPMMSDLSQSGILEMVADNIILAYRDEYYDRETVDKGILELIVAKARHGETGTASVLFDSAYGIIRNAQR, from the coding sequence ATGATAGACAAATTACCCCCAGCAAACATTGAAGCAGAAGAAGCAATACTCGGAGGGATTTTACTAGATCCCATCGCCATCAGTCGGGTGTGCGAATATCTCGTACCCGATGCATTTTACGCTTCTTCCCACAAAGAAATTTACCAAATCCTACTGCGACTACACCATCAAGGAAAACCAACCGATTTACTGACAGTCATTGATTGGCTTCACGATGCCAACTTACTCATCAAAATTGGTGGCAGAAATAAACTGGTATCATTGCTCCATCACACAGTATCTGCCATAAATATTGATGCACTAGCCGAATTGGTGATGGATAAATACATTCGGCGCAGATTAATTGGAGTCAGCAGCGAAATCAACCAATTAGCTTACCAAATAGAAACAGATTTACCTGAGATTATTGAAGCTTCCCAGCAAAAACTATACCAAGTCTCGAATCAAGAATTTCGTACAAATACCGAACACAATAGCACCATCGCATGTCACGCTTACAGCAACTTAGCATCCAACAAACCGATTTATCCAACGGGATTTCAAGAACTCGACAAACTCATCATTGGATTTGAACCAGGTACACTGACCATTATTGCAGGTCGCCCATCAATGGGGAAGTCAATGATTGCCATGAATCTAGCATTGGGGATGATACAGAATCAGAACTTACCAGTAGCTATTTTCTCTCTCGAAATGACAAAAATGCAGCTAGAATATCGACTGTGGAGCGCAATTAGCATCAACAAAGAATACGAACCAATCCAAATTAGACCACTGAAAACCGACAGAATTCGTCGCCACCGTTCAGGTTACAATCCACTATCTGAATGTGAATTTACCAGCATTGTCAAAATTGCCAATATTTCCAGCGAATTACCACTATATATCAACGACAGTCGGGGAATAGCAGTTGCCGGAATTGCTTCAGAATGTCGTCAAATTTTAGCCAGAGAAGGGGAATTAGGACTGGTGATAGTTGATTACCTGCAAATGATGGCTCCCGACACTAAGGGAAATCGTAGTTACGAACTCGGTGATGTGGCACGAGGATTGTACAAACTGGCAGGTGACTTGGGCGTTCCAATATTAGCACTGTCCCAAATTTCCAGGGGAGTAGAAGGAAGAAACAACAAACGTCCCATGATGAGCGACTTATCACAATCGGGGATTTTGGAGATGGTTGCAGACAATATCATTCTTGCCTACCGCGATGAATATTATGACCGGGAGACAGTTGATAAGGGAATTTTAGAACTCATCGTTGCTAAAGCACGCCACGGTGAAACAGGAACCGCATCAGTTTTGTTTGACTCTGCTTACGGAATTATTAGAAATGCCCAACGTTGA
- the xisF gene encoding fdxN element excision recombinase XisF: MRDLSRALGYCRVSTQRQHTEGHGLERYIDRLKQYGLTEEQIHWDIESGASEKRKGYNRVLELVRSRTVDKIIVPCFDRFTRSALGWEVARQELQEFGVELIFLDGGSLDLETPEGLFTSRILAAMSAQVRDKNRYNATQGHRYFQEKRKIYQAIFGFVKDGDTVVPNTKQYRDTNQTHIDIARECVEIFIESGELSKSIRKLTEKYGLERVGKFKFEDFPRDVSSFRRWLENPQLCGMVCYYPFNSDKKLTLQSTHEGIISVGQHQQIIQILATHPCGRRKYSTNPLVGLCKCAKCGSTMEKRSTTINGKTYEHLKCPGAYPKPRQQRKCDVRTYFRLEDAIDNTIQALKQKAESLADHMPVETTEVVPVEILELQQQILKLKRLNDPDFHSTIKIKEQKLESLLKTSELDIVADASRTQVLRGIAASLGFWEAVTREELTAIFHELVEEVVCSVVDRAQLFAARLKI, translated from the coding sequence ATGCGCGATTTATCGAGAGCATTGGGTTATTGTCGGGTTAGTACCCAGCGCCAACATACAGAAGGGCATGGATTAGAGCGTTATATTGATCGGTTGAAACAGTATGGTTTAACCGAAGAGCAAATACATTGGGATATAGAATCAGGTGCTAGCGAGAAGCGTAAAGGCTATAACCGGGTTTTGGAATTAGTGCGATCGCGTACTGTTGATAAAATCATTGTGCCGTGTTTTGACCGATTCACTCGATCTGCATTGGGTTGGGAAGTTGCCCGGCAGGAATTACAGGAGTTTGGGGTCGAATTAATATTTCTTGATGGTGGGAGTTTAGATTTAGAAACCCCAGAAGGCTTATTTACCAGTCGCATACTAGCGGCAATGTCGGCACAGGTTAGGGATAAAAATCGATATAACGCCACTCAAGGACACAGGTATTTTCAAGAAAAGAGAAAGATTTACCAAGCAATATTTGGCTTTGTCAAAGATGGTGATACTGTTGTCCCCAATACTAAGCAATACAGAGATACAAATCAAACGCATATTGATATTGCTCGTGAATGTGTGGAAATATTTATCGAGTCAGGAGAATTATCAAAAAGTATTAGAAAATTAACTGAGAAATATGGGTTAGAGCGTGTTGGTAAATTTAAATTTGAAGATTTCCCCAGAGATGTATCCTCATTCCGGCGATGGCTAGAAAATCCTCAATTATGTGGGATGGTCTGCTATTACCCTTTTAATTCCGATAAAAAGTTAACTTTACAATCAACCCATGAAGGGATTATATCGGTCGGACAGCATCAGCAGATAATCCAAATCTTGGCTACCCATCCCTGTGGTAGGCGTAAGTACAGTACAAACCCGTTGGTGGGATTATGTAAATGTGCTAAGTGCGGTTCGACGATGGAGAAGCGATCGACAACAATAAATGGTAAAACTTACGAACACCTGAAATGTCCAGGTGCATACCCAAAACCACGTCAACAGAGAAAATGTGATGTGCGAACTTATTTTCGGTTGGAAGATGCCATCGATAATACAATTCAAGCATTAAAGCAAAAGGCTGAAAGTCTCGCTGATCATATGCCAGTCGAAACCACAGAAGTAGTCCCAGTCGAGATACTGGAGTTACAACAGCAAATCCTGAAGCTGAAGCGACTAAATGACCCCGATTTTCACAGCACAATCAAGATTAAAGAACAAAAATTAGAAAGTTTATTAAAAACTTCAGAGCTAGATATAGTAGCAGATGCCAGCAGAACCCAGGTTTTGCGTGGCATTGCCGCTAGTTTGGGGTTTTGGGAAGCAGTCACCAGAGAGGAACTAACTGCCATATTTCATGAATTAGTCGAGGAAGTGGTTTGTTCAGTGGTAGATCGAGCGCAATTGTTCGCCGCACGACTCAAAATTTGA
- the nifU gene encoding Fe-S cluster assembly protein NifU, which translates to MWDYTDKVLELFYNPKNQGTIEESNEVGIKVSTGEIGSIACGDALRLHLKIDIASDKILDARFQTFGCTSAIASSEALVELVKGLTLDEALKVTNREIADFLGGLPEAKMHCSVMGQEALEAAIFNYRGIERDTHDDDDEGALICTCFGISDTKIKRVIVENNLKTAEEVTNYVKAGGGCGSCLATIDDIIQSVINEKPVSITANIPSINTTEVTPRPLTNVQKIALIQKVLDEEVRPVLIADGGDVELYDVDGDIVQVLLQGACGSCSSSTATLKIAIEARLRDRISPNIVVQSVGSLMKN; encoded by the coding sequence ATGTGGGACTACACAGATAAGGTATTAGAACTCTTTTACAATCCGAAGAATCAAGGTACAATAGAAGAAAGCAATGAAGTAGGAATCAAAGTTTCCACTGGTGAAATTGGTAGCATTGCTTGTGGTGATGCTCTAAGATTACACCTAAAAATTGATATCGCCAGCGATAAGATTCTGGATGCTAGATTCCAAACCTTCGGATGCACCAGTGCGATCGCATCTTCGGAAGCGCTGGTAGAATTGGTCAAAGGTTTAACCCTAGATGAAGCCCTCAAAGTAACAAACAGAGAAATTGCAGACTTCCTGGGTGGACTTCCTGAAGCCAAGATGCATTGCTCTGTCATGGGACAAGAAGCCCTCGAAGCTGCTATCTTTAACTATCGCGGCATCGAACGTGATACCCACGATGATGACGATGAAGGCGCACTAATTTGTACTTGTTTTGGCATCAGCGATACAAAAATTAAACGTGTAATAGTTGAAAATAATCTTAAGACAGCCGAAGAAGTTACAAACTACGTCAAAGCTGGCGGTGGCTGTGGCTCTTGCCTAGCAACAATCGACGATATTATCCAATCTGTTATTAACGAAAAGCCTGTATCAATCACAGCAAATATTCCTAGTATTAATACGACTGAGGTAACACCAAGACCCCTCACCAACGTCCAAAAAATAGCCTTAATCCAAAAAGTTTTAGATGAAGAAGTCCGACCCGTATTAATCGCCGACGGGGGAGACGTAGAACTATACGACGTAGACGGCGATATCGTCCAAGTATTACTCCAAGGTGCCTGTGGTTCCTGCTCTAGCAGCACCGCTACCCTGAAAATTGCCATCGAAGCCAGATTACGCGATCGCATTAGCCCCAACATCGTAGTTCAATCTGTCGGCTCACTCATGAAAAACTAG
- the nifS gene encoding cysteine desulfurase NifS, translating to MLKDCIYLDNNATTKVDPEVVEVMLPYFSELYGNPSSMHRFGGQVGKAVNKARQQVAALLGADETEIIFTSGGTEGDNAAIRAALLAQPEKRHIITTQVEHPAVLTQCKQLESQGYSVTYLSVDHQGQLDLYELEAALTGNTALVSIMYANNETGTIFPIEQIGMRVKERGALFHVDAVQAVGKIPLNMKTSTIDMLTMSGHKIHAPKGIGALYIRRGVRFRPMMIGGGQQRGRRAGTENVPGLIALGKAAELELMHLEEATKRESKLRDRLEQTLLKLIPDCEVNGDINNRLPNTSNIGFKFIEGEAILFGLNQYGICASSGSACSSGSLEPSHVLRAMGIPYTILHGSIRFSLCRYTTEEEIDAVIAVMPSIIERLRALSPFGDDQASWLQQHEQTLMGAKG from the coding sequence ATGCTAAAAGATTGTATTTACCTTGATAATAACGCCACAACAAAAGTAGATCCTGAAGTTGTTGAGGTAATGCTGCCTTACTTTAGTGAACTATATGGTAATCCTTCCAGTATGCACCGCTTTGGTGGACAAGTTGGGAAAGCCGTAAACAAAGCTCGTCAACAGGTGGCAGCTTTACTAGGTGCTGATGAAACCGAGATTATTTTTACTAGTGGTGGTACCGAAGGTGATAATGCAGCAATTCGGGCTGCACTCTTAGCACAACCAGAGAAACGGCACATTATTACAACTCAGGTTGAACACCCAGCGGTACTAACGCAGTGTAAACAATTAGAAAGCCAAGGTTATTCAGTTACTTATTTATCAGTTGATCATCAAGGGCAACTAGATTTATACGAGTTGGAAGCTGCGCTAACTGGCAACACTGCACTAGTTTCGATTATGTATGCAAACAACGAAACTGGGACAATATTTCCCATTGAGCAAATTGGGATGCGGGTAAAAGAACGCGGTGCTTTGTTTCACGTTGATGCAGTGCAAGCTGTGGGAAAAATTCCCCTAAATATGAAAACTAGCACCATCGATATGTTAACAATGTCAGGTCACAAAATTCATGCTCCCAAAGGCATTGGTGCATTGTATATTCGTCGTGGTGTTCGCTTCCGTCCAATGATGATTGGTGGAGGACAGCAACGGGGAAGACGGGCTGGAACTGAAAATGTACCTGGTTTGATTGCTTTAGGTAAAGCCGCAGAATTGGAATTGATGCATTTGGAAGAGGCAACAAAGCGGGAAAGCAAATTACGCGATCGCTTGGAGCAAACTCTGCTAAAGTTAATTCCCGATTGCGAGGTAAATGGCGATATCAACAACCGCTTACCCAACACCAGCAACATTGGTTTCAAGTTTATCGAAGGTGAAGCGATTCTATTTGGTTTGAACCAATATGGAATTTGCGCTTCCTCCGGTTCTGCTTGCAGTTCTGGCTCTTTGGAACCATCCCATGTTCTCCGGGCAATGGGTATTCCCTATACCATTCTGCACGGCTCAATTCGCTTCAGCCTCTGTCGCTACACCACAGAGGAAGAAATCGATGCAGTCATTGCTGTGATGCCCAGTATTATTGAACGTTTGCGTGCCCTGTCTCCCTTTGGTGATGATCAAGCAAGTTGGTTACAACAGCACGAACAAACTTTGATGGGAGCAAAAGGCTAG
- a CDS encoding 4Fe-4S binding protein yields MTYKITSKCISCDLCLTVCPTGAIKVINGERWIDPNLCTNCVGSIHTVAQCAAGCPTCDGCVKEPLNYWDGWFDSYKKSIDKLTKKDNYWERWFNRYSKNYSQELKKKVVG; encoded by the coding sequence ATGACTTACAAAATCACAAGCAAGTGTATTTCCTGCGATTTGTGTCTTACAGTCTGTCCCACAGGTGCAATTAAAGTTATTAATGGTGAACGTTGGATTGATCCAAATCTTTGTACAAATTGTGTTGGGAGTATTCACACTGTTGCTCAATGTGCAGCGGGTTGTCCAACTTGTGATGGTTGTGTCAAAGAACCCTTGAATTACTGGGATGGATGGTTTGATAGTTACAAAAAAAGTATAGATAAGCTAACTAAAAAAGATAATTATTGGGAAAGGTGGTTTAATCGTTATTCAAAAAACTATTCCCAAGAATTGAAGAAAAAAGTGGTAGGCTAG
- the nifB gene encoding nitrogenase cofactor biosynthesis protein NifB, which produces MTPQSTGLVNLPITETTPTQSKTGDCGCTSKSAAVEMDESIKARIANHPCYSEEAHHHYARMHVAVAPACNIQCNYCNRKYDCANESRPGVVSELLTPEEAAHKVLVVASKIPQMTVLGIAGPGDPLANPEKTFRTFELIADKAPDIKLCLSTNGLMLTEYIDRIKQLNIDHVTITLNTIDPEIGAQIYSWVHYKRKRYRGVEGAKILLEKQMEGLQALREADILCKVNSVMIPGINDQHLVEVNKMIRENGAFLHNIMPLISAPEHGTHFGLTGQRGPKPAELKEVQDKCAGNMKMMRHCRQCRADAVGLLGEDRSQEFTKDKFMEMSPEYDLTTRQEVQEGIEKFRAELNAAKAVVKESNSTPVNEKIKVLVAVATKGGGLVNQHFGHAKEFQIYEVDGSEVKYVGHRKVDHFCQGGYSEKATMEKIIEAISDCKAVLVSKVGESPKEKLNNAGIEVVEAYDMIEKVALEYYQESIK; this is translated from the coding sequence ATCACTGAAACCACGCCAACCCAGTCAAAAACTGGTGATTGCGGATGTACGAGCAAAAGCGCCGCCGTGGAAATGGACGAAAGCATCAAAGCTAGGATTGCTAACCACCCATGTTATAGTGAGGAAGCACATCATCACTATGCAAGGATGCACGTAGCCGTTGCTCCAGCCTGCAATATTCAATGCAACTATTGTAATCGGAAATATGACTGTGCTAACGAAAGTCGCCCCGGCGTAGTTAGTGAATTACTTACCCCCGAAGAAGCTGCACACAAAGTATTAGTAGTTGCCAGCAAAATCCCTCAAATGACCGTTCTGGGTATTGCCGGACCTGGTGATCCGTTAGCAAACCCAGAGAAAACCTTCCGTACCTTTGAGTTAATTGCAGACAAAGCACCCGACATCAAGCTTTGTTTATCAACCAATGGTTTGATGCTGACTGAATATATCGATCGCATCAAACAACTCAATATTGACCACGTTACCATCACCTTAAATACCATCGACCCTGAAATCGGTGCCCAAATCTACTCCTGGGTTCACTACAAACGCAAACGCTACAGAGGTGTTGAAGGAGCCAAAATTCTGTTAGAAAAACAGATGGAAGGCTTACAGGCACTCAGAGAAGCCGATATTCTTTGCAAAGTCAATTCGGTGATGATTCCCGGTATCAACGACCAGCATCTAGTTGAAGTCAACAAGATGATTCGGGAAAATGGTGCCTTCTTACACAACATCATGCCCCTGATTTCTGCACCCGAACATGGTACCCACTTTGGTTTAACTGGACAACGCGGACCAAAACCCGCTGAACTCAAAGAAGTCCAAGACAAATGTGCAGGCAACATGAAAATGATGCGTCACTGTCGTCAATGCCGTGCAGATGCAGTCGGTTTATTAGGAGAAGATCGTAGCCAAGAATTTACCAAAGATAAATTCATGGAAATGTCTCCCGAATATGATCTGACAACTCGTCAAGAAGTTCAAGAAGGCATCGAAAAATTCAGAGCGGAATTGAACGCAGCTAAAGCTGTAGTTAAGGAATCAAATTCCACACCTGTAAACGAAAAAATCAAAGTTTTAGTAGCAGTAGCAACTAAAGGTGGTGGGTTAGTTAACCAACATTTCGGACATGCCAAAGAATTCCAAATTTATGAAGTCGATGGTAGCGAAGTTAAATATGTTGGACACCGGAAGGTAGATCATTTCTGCCAAGGTGGATATAGCGAAAAAGCCACAATGGAAAAAATTATTGAAGCAATCTCAGATTGTAAAGCAGTATTAGTTTCTAAAGTTGGTGAATCACCCAAAGAAAAACTTAATAATGCCGGAATCGAAGTTGTCGAAGCTTACGACATGATTGAGAAAGTTGCTTTGGAATACTACCAAGAATCAATTAAATAG